A single genomic interval of Rhodopseudomonas palustris harbors:
- a CDS encoding HipA family kinase, translating to MWGPPLLRRISPIQYDRPATRGKTGPLFITCEAPDGSIVEVVAKFSRGCEQGNVNLAREVIGACLAGDLGLPVPEPFLIDILPQWAACLPADQRARVVGSSPVAFGSRVVTGQFGVWSPGNSISDAMLPIAAAIFVFDGIVQNPDRKVDNPNCLVRGEELRIFDHEFAFAHDLMVGWRPPWVLGGLKWMETNGNHIFRAGLKGRAIDFDPIRDAWAGLSDDKIKDYQEVLPVEWVDVAGAAARAADLIREARDHIDAVLEEVKRVLS from the coding sequence ATGTGGGGTCCACCGTTGCTGAGACGCATCTCGCCTATCCAGTATGATCGTCCAGCAACGCGCGGGAAGACTGGCCCGCTTTTTATTACCTGCGAGGCGCCAGATGGCTCCATCGTGGAAGTCGTTGCAAAGTTCTCGCGTGGTTGCGAACAAGGCAATGTCAATCTGGCGCGTGAGGTGATAGGGGCATGTCTTGCAGGCGACCTTGGATTGCCTGTGCCTGAACCATTCTTGATCGATATTCTCCCTCAGTGGGCGGCATGTCTTCCCGCGGATCAGCGAGCAAGAGTGGTCGGGAGCTCCCCGGTTGCGTTCGGGTCCCGCGTGGTGACTGGCCAGTTCGGCGTTTGGTCGCCTGGCAACTCCATTTCAGATGCGATGTTGCCCATAGCGGCCGCCATCTTCGTTTTCGACGGTATTGTCCAGAACCCCGACCGCAAGGTGGACAATCCGAATTGTCTCGTCCGCGGCGAGGAGCTGCGGATTTTTGATCACGAGTTTGCGTTCGCGCACGACCTGATGGTCGGCTGGCGGCCTCCGTGGGTGCTGGGCGGGCTTAAATGGATGGAAACCAATGGAAATCATATCTTTCGTGCTGGCCTGAAAGGGCGAGCCATTGACTTCGATCCTATCCGCGATGCGTGGGCGGGCTTGTCGGATGACAAGATCAAGGACTATCAAGAGGTCCTTCCGGTCGAATGGGTGGATGTGGCCGGTGCCGCTGCGCGTGCAGCAGATCTCATTCGTGAGGCGCGTGACCATATCGACGCCGTGTTGGAAGAAGTGAAGCGGGTGCTCTCATGA
- a CDS encoding phage portal protein, whose product MFDRLKAFLTVPEAKTSRTAQLLAVGFGGVARFTPRDYAGLAREGYVRNAIVYRCVRLVAENAAACVFGVFDGAQEKEAHPLAALLARPNPRQDGAALLETLYAHLLLAGNAYIEAVTLGEAVHELYALRPDRIKLIPGADGWAEAYDYSVAGRTVRFDQHAASVPPILHLTFFHPLDDHYGLAPLEAAAVAVDTHNAAARWNKALLDNSARPSGALVYAGPEGAVLSENQFERLKRELELTYEGAANAGRPLLLEGGLEWKAMALSPKDMDFLEAKHAAAREIALAFGVPPMLLGIPGDNTFSNYQEANRSFVRQTVLPLATRVGNALAQWLSPQFGDGVRLVIDTDRIDALSPDRTALWDRVTRAPFLTLNEKREAVGYAPIEGGDGLG is encoded by the coding sequence ATGTTCGATCGTCTCAAGGCCTTTCTCACCGTCCCGGAAGCCAAGACGTCGCGAACCGCGCAGTTACTTGCGGTGGGATTCGGCGGAGTGGCGCGATTTACCCCGCGGGACTACGCCGGGCTGGCGCGTGAAGGCTACGTACGAAACGCGATCGTGTATCGCTGCGTGAGGCTGGTGGCGGAGAATGCCGCAGCCTGCGTGTTCGGCGTATTCGACGGCGCGCAGGAGAAGGAGGCACATCCGCTCGCTGCTTTGTTGGCGCGCCCCAATCCTCGCCAGGATGGCGCCGCGCTGCTGGAGACGCTGTATGCGCATCTTCTGCTCGCGGGCAATGCCTATATCGAGGCGGTGACGCTCGGTGAGGCCGTGCACGAGCTCTACGCGCTGCGGCCCGATCGCATCAAACTGATCCCGGGCGCCGATGGCTGGGCGGAGGCGTATGATTACAGCGTCGCCGGCCGCACCGTGCGGTTCGATCAGCATGCCGCTTCGGTTCCGCCGATTCTGCATCTGACGTTTTTCCACCCGCTCGACGACCATTACGGCCTGGCGCCGCTTGAAGCTGCCGCGGTCGCGGTCGACACCCACAACGCGGCGGCGCGCTGGAACAAGGCGCTGCTCGACAATTCCGCACGGCCTTCGGGCGCGCTGGTCTACGCCGGCCCGGAAGGCGCCGTGCTCAGCGAGAATCAGTTCGAACGGCTGAAACGCGAATTGGAGCTCACATACGAAGGTGCCGCCAATGCCGGTCGGCCGCTGCTGCTTGAAGGCGGGCTCGAATGGAAGGCGATGGCGCTGTCGCCGAAGGACATGGATTTTCTCGAGGCCAAGCACGCCGCCGCGCGCGAGATCGCGCTGGCGTTCGGCGTGCCGCCGATGCTGCTCGGCATTCCAGGCGACAACACGTTCTCGAACTATCAGGAAGCCAACCGCAGCTTCGTGCGCCAGACCGTGCTGCCGCTGGCGACGCGCGTCGGCAATGCTCTGGCGCAGTGGCTGTCGCCGCAATTCGGAGACGGTGTGCGCCTGGTGATCGATACCGACCGGATCGACGCGCTGTCACCCGACCGCACCGCGCTGTGGGACCGAGTCACCCGCGCGCCGTTCCTCACCCTGAACGAAAAGCGCGAAGCGGTCGGCTACGCGCCGATCGAAGGCGGGGACGGGTTGGGGTGA
- a CDS encoding phage major capsid protein, with amino-acid sequence MTTFDHAPETKAGFAGDDAQQVFDALMRAFEDYKAENDARLKAIETGKGDVLAEEKLARIDAALDHQQRRLDELALKAARPQLAAERPQPAADQREHKSAFEAYVRTGEAASLRRLETKALSAGSAPDGGYLVPTELEQSISSRLAAISPIRSLSTVREISGGVYKKPFVTAGPATGWVGEGDARPQTNAPSLDALSFPAMELYAMPAATATLLDDSAVNIDDWLAGEIDQAFAEQEGIAFVSGDGVSKPKGFLAVPTAANSAWSWGKLGTISTGAAGAFAATAPGDVLIDVIYALRPGYRQNASFVMNRRTQAAIRKFKDSSGAYLWQPPVTAGGRASLAGFPLADAEDMPDIAANSLSIAFGDFRRGYLIVDRQGVRVLRDPYSSKPYVLFYTTKRVGGGVQDFDAIKLVKFAAS; translated from the coding sequence ATGACCACGTTCGACCATGCTCCCGAGACCAAGGCCGGCTTTGCCGGCGACGATGCGCAGCAGGTGTTCGATGCCTTGATGCGCGCGTTCGAGGACTACAAGGCCGAGAACGACGCGCGGCTGAAGGCGATCGAGACCGGCAAGGGCGACGTGCTGGCCGAGGAGAAGCTGGCGCGGATCGACGCCGCGTTGGATCATCAGCAGCGCCGGCTCGACGAGCTCGCGCTCAAGGCGGCGCGGCCGCAGCTTGCGGCGGAGCGGCCGCAGCCGGCCGCCGATCAGCGCGAGCACAAGAGCGCGTTCGAGGCCTATGTGCGCACCGGCGAGGCCGCCAGCCTGCGCCGGCTGGAGACCAAGGCGCTGTCGGCGGGCTCGGCGCCCGACGGCGGCTATCTGGTGCCGACCGAGCTCGAGCAGTCGATCAGTTCGCGGCTCGCCGCGATCTCGCCGATCCGTTCGCTGTCGACCGTGCGCGAGATCTCCGGCGGCGTGTACAAGAAGCCGTTCGTCACCGCCGGGCCGGCGACCGGCTGGGTCGGCGAGGGCGACGCCCGGCCGCAGACCAATGCGCCGTCGCTGGATGCGCTGTCGTTTCCGGCGATGGAGCTGTACGCGATGCCGGCCGCGACCGCGACGCTGCTCGACGACTCTGCAGTGAACATCGACGACTGGCTGGCCGGCGAGATCGACCAGGCGTTCGCCGAGCAGGAGGGCATCGCCTTCGTGTCCGGCGACGGCGTCAGTAAGCCGAAGGGCTTCCTCGCCGTGCCGACCGCGGCCAACAGCGCCTGGAGCTGGGGCAAGCTCGGCACCATCTCGACCGGCGCCGCCGGCGCGTTCGCCGCCACCGCGCCCGGCGACGTGCTGATCGACGTGATCTACGCGCTGCGGCCGGGCTATCGCCAGAACGCCAGCTTCGTGATGAACCGGCGGACGCAGGCGGCGATCCGCAAGTTCAAGGATTCCTCCGGCGCCTATCTGTGGCAGCCGCCGGTCACCGCCGGCGGCCGCGCCAGCCTCGCCGGCTTCCCGCTCGCCGATGCCGAGGACATGCCGGACATCGCGGCGAATTCGCTGTCGATCGCGTTCGGCGACTTCCGCCGCGGCTATCTGATCGTCGATCGCCAGGGCGTGCGCGTACTGCGCGATCCGTATTCGTCGAAGCCCTACGTGCTGTTCTACACCACCAAGCGCGTCGGCGGCGGCGTCCAGGACTTCGACGCCATCAAGCTGGTGAAGTTCGCGGCGAGCTGA
- a CDS encoding DUF3037 domain-containing protein: protein MTDKTAYSYTLLRYVHDVLTGEFVNVGVVLFIPSTGLVSFKLRGTIGRLKGVFPDIDRKAFVSSMAAVRNGLKLVAKSERESGLLKSDGDASVLARRALPPDDSSLQWSPPGTGITASPDETLTRLFERFVARYDTHHRVRRSDDEVWRPVRQKLEERNLAQHLQEKSITGGVDDIVFRHAWKNGQWHVYEPLSFDLADAEGIKTKAREWLGHLSAVVAGGKTEPFKPHFIVGAPSNPTLQDAFRSAISILEQAPNHPEIFEESELDQLVEQIENEVRDHRAEA, encoded by the coding sequence ATGACCGATAAGACAGCATACAGCTACACGTTGCTCCGATACGTGCACGACGTGCTGACCGGCGAATTCGTCAACGTCGGCGTGGTGCTGTTTATTCCCTCGACCGGGCTCGTCAGCTTCAAATTGCGAGGAACGATTGGGCGTCTGAAAGGCGTATTTCCCGATATCGACCGCAAGGCGTTTGTATCGTCGATGGCTGCTGTTCGGAATGGGCTCAAACTCGTCGCAAAGAGCGAGAGGGAATCTGGTCTGCTGAAGAGCGACGGCGATGCATCGGTGCTGGCGCGTCGCGCGCTGCCTCCCGACGATAGCTCCTTGCAATGGTCGCCGCCGGGAACCGGGATCACCGCCAGCCCAGACGAGACGCTGACTAGGCTTTTTGAGAGATTCGTCGCGCGATACGATACTCATCACCGTGTTCGTCGGTCAGACGATGAAGTATGGCGTCCGGTGCGGCAGAAGCTCGAGGAGCGCAATCTCGCACAGCACCTTCAGGAGAAGTCGATCACCGGCGGAGTGGATGACATTGTCTTTCGACACGCTTGGAAGAACGGCCAGTGGCATGTTTACGAGCCGTTGTCGTTCGACCTCGCCGACGCTGAGGGCATCAAGACCAAGGCTCGCGAGTGGCTCGGTCATCTGTCCGCCGTGGTCGCCGGCGGCAAGACCGAGCCCTTCAAACCGCACTTCATCGTTGGAGCTCCGTCGAATCCGACACTTCAAGACGCGTTTCGGAGCGCGATCTCCATCCTCGAACAGGCTCCCAATCATCCAGAGATTTTCGAAGAGAGCGAGCTTGATCAACTTGTCGAGCAAATAGAAAACGAAGTGCGGGATCACAGAGCTGAAGCGTGA
- a CDS encoding HK97 family phage prohead protease translates to MLAPSPALAPLLSPAPLPARLSLAEDGSIDGYASLFGEIDQARDMVMPGAFTQTLKQRGLRKIPMLFQHDPAEPVGVWLELAEDLRGLRARGRLIPDVARGRELLALLRAGAIDGLSIGYRTVRGQIDPRTRVRRLYQVDLWEISIVTFPLLNGARIATVKQTPRPSPQRVAAEAAWRRVHDAAAIRSGDAAEAPASPIRRGRIAATLSTRAGRKQALASISRRS, encoded by the coding sequence ATGCTTGCCCCGTCGCCTGCGCTCGCCCCGTTGCTTTCGCCTGCGCCGCTGCCGGCGCGGCTGTCGCTCGCCGAGGACGGCAGCATCGACGGCTATGCCAGCCTGTTCGGCGAGATCGACCAGGCCCGCGACATGGTGATGCCGGGCGCCTTCACCCAGACGCTGAAGCAGCGCGGTTTGCGTAAGATCCCGATGCTGTTCCAGCACGATCCCGCCGAGCCGGTCGGCGTCTGGCTGGAGCTGGCGGAAGATCTGCGCGGCTTACGCGCCCGCGGCCGGCTGATCCCGGATGTGGCGCGCGGCCGCGAGCTGCTGGCGCTGCTGCGCGCCGGCGCGATCGACGGGCTGTCGATCGGCTATCGCACCGTGCGCGGCCAGATCGACCCGCGGACGCGGGTGCGGCGGCTGTACCAGGTCGATCTCTGGGAGATCTCGATCGTCACCTTTCCGCTGCTGAACGGCGCGCGCATCGCCACCGTCAAGCAGACGCCGCGGCCTTCGCCGCAGCGCGTCGCGGCGGAGGCGGCGTGGCGCCGCGTCCACGACGCGGCAGCGATCCGTTCCGGCGATGCCGCGGAGGCACCGGCATCGCCGATCCGGCGCGGGAGGATCGCGGCGACGCTGTCCACCCGCGCCGGCCGCAAACAGGCGCTGGCGAGTATCAGCCGGCGCAGCTGA
- a CDS encoding DUF2019 domain-containing protein, with the protein MRKQDLHEMATPELVALFAKIVVGQDEALLGNQIARFNRLFGAMTEIADELKSRDGDQRTALLSLFEYPNMQVRLQAAKLTLAVAPMEARQQLEAIASSKWFPQAGDAGMCLSFLDDGTFKPK; encoded by the coding sequence ATGAGGAAGCAGGATCTCCACGAGATGGCGACGCCTGAGCTTGTGGCTCTGTTTGCGAAGATCGTGGTCGGACAGGACGAAGCTTTGCTCGGCAACCAGATCGCAAGGTTTAACCGACTGTTCGGCGCGATGACCGAGATTGCGGACGAGCTGAAGTCGCGCGACGGCGACCAGCGCACCGCGCTTCTGAGCCTTTTCGAATACCCCAATATGCAGGTGCGGCTTCAGGCCGCAAAGCTCACGCTCGCCGTCGCGCCAATGGAAGCGCGCCAGCAACTCGAAGCGATCGCATCCTCGAAATGGTTTCCGCAAGCCGGCGACGCCGGCATGTGCCTGTCCTTTCTGGATGATGGGACGTTCAAGCCGAAATGA
- a CDS encoding DNA-packaging protein gives MPMDSVWSLRAALKRLSAAGLTERFLRQASLRNLVRLQADFATFAHPHQEFADAGNDGAPWTTWLMLGGRGAGKTRAGAEWVRAMVAGTPPYASRPHGRIALVGESWHDAREVMVEGESGLLRITPRRERPEWIATRKRLQWPNGAVGEVFSADDPDSLRGPQFEVAWCDELAKWRYAEASFDMLQFGLRLGARPRQLITTTPRPLPLIKRLLADPHTRVTRAPTRANAAHLSPAFLETVVARYAGTRQGRQELDGELIEDRPDALWSRAAIERTRVAAAPPLVRIVVAIDPPGSSRPGADACGIVAAGRSAGGDYYVLEDVSSDRLSPAAWAARAIALYHRLEADAIIAEVNMGGEMVRAVLHETDAAIPVREVRASRAKFVRAEPVAALYEQGRVRHVGCFPLLEDEMCDFAPTGLSSGHSPDRLDALVWAITALVGGAHAGGPRMRML, from the coding sequence ATGCCGATGGATTCCGTCTGGAGCTTGCGCGCCGCATTGAAACGTTTGTCGGCGGCGGGACTGACCGAGCGCTTCCTGCGCCAGGCCAGCCTGCGCAACCTGGTCCGGCTGCAGGCTGATTTCGCCACCTTCGCGCATCCGCATCAGGAGTTTGCGGACGCCGGCAATGACGGCGCGCCGTGGACCACCTGGCTGATGCTCGGCGGCCGCGGCGCCGGCAAGACCCGCGCCGGCGCCGAATGGGTGCGGGCGATGGTGGCCGGCACGCCGCCTTATGCGTCGCGGCCGCACGGCCGGATCGCGCTGGTCGGCGAAAGCTGGCACGACGCCCGCGAAGTGATGGTGGAAGGCGAATCCGGCCTGCTGCGGATCACGCCGCGCCGCGAGCGCCCCGAATGGATCGCCACCCGCAAGCGGCTGCAATGGCCGAACGGTGCGGTCGGCGAGGTGTTCTCCGCCGACGATCCGGATAGCTTGCGCGGCCCGCAATTCGAGGTGGCGTGGTGCGACGAGCTGGCGAAATGGCGCTACGCCGAAGCCAGCTTCGACATGCTGCAATTCGGGCTGCGGCTGGGCGCTCGGCCGCGGCAACTGATCACCACCACGCCGCGGCCGCTGCCGCTGATCAAGCGGCTGCTGGCCGATCCGCATACCCGCGTGACGCGGGCGCCGACCCGCGCCAACGCCGCGCATCTGTCGCCGGCGTTTCTCGAAACCGTGGTGGCGCGCTATGCCGGCACCCGGCAGGGCCGGCAGGAGCTCGACGGCGAACTGATCGAGGACCGCCCCGATGCACTGTGGTCGCGCGCCGCCATCGAGCGCACCCGCGTCGCGGCGGCGCCGCCGCTGGTGCGGATCGTGGTGGCGATCGATCCGCCGGGCTCGTCGCGGCCGGGCGCGGATGCCTGCGGCATCGTCGCGGCGGGGCGTAGCGCGGGCGGTGATTACTACGTGCTGGAGGACGTCTCCAGCGACCGGCTGTCGCCGGCGGCCTGGGCGGCGCGCGCGATCGCGCTGTATCACCGGCTCGAGGCCGATGCGATCATCGCCGAGGTCAACATGGGCGGCGAGATGGTGCGCGCGGTGCTGCACGAGACCGACGCGGCGATCCCGGTGCGCGAGGTGCGCGCCAGCCGCGCCAAATTCGTCCGCGCCGAACCGGTGGCGGCGCTGTACGAACAGGGCCGGGTGCGGCACGTCGGCTGCTTTCCGCTGCTCGAAGACGAAATGTGCGATTTCGCACCCACCGGGCTATCCTCCGGCCACTCGCCGGACCGGCTCGA